CTAATTTGCTGACGGATTTTTATGATCAATTGAAGTCGGTAACTAGCGGTTACGGTTCGTTTAATTATGAGCTGGCCGGTTATCAGCCGGAAGATTTGGTGCGGGTGGATTTTTATGTGGCGGGCGAAATGGTTGATGCGCTGAGCGTGATGTGCCACCGCTCAGAAGCTCCAGGCTTGGGTCGGGAAATTGTCAAGAAACTCAAAGAAGTGGTGCCGCGTCAGAGCTTTGAGGTGGCACTTCAAGCGGCGATTGGCGGCAGGTTTATCGCCCGCGAAAACATCGGCGCCTACCGCAAGGACGTAACCGGCTATCTCTATGGTGGCGACGTCTCGCGCAAGAAAAAACTCCTCGCCAAGCAAGCCCGTGGCAAAAAACGCATGAAGCGCTTCGGCAAGGTTGACATTCCGAGTGAAGCGTTTATGGTGATGTTAAAGAGGGATTGATACGCATAGGGTTCTTAGCTGCCTTAACGACGTCCTGATGTACTGTGCCAAACTCATTAATCACATCTATCTGAATTCAAGTGACGATCTGGCAACTTTGATTCTATATATTTTTCTTATATAATACAAATATGGAATTGAAAAAAATTCAAGAAAATGGAATAGAGGCTACTAGATATCTAGAGCGATACGTAAATAATATTAAAGGTGATCATGAAATATATTCAGATACGTTATCAATATATAGTCCTCATGAAGGTGTGGATAGTTTTCCAGCACCAGTATTCAATTTACCTCGAGAAGTTGTAAATATTATTCAAGCAGATCCGGATCCTAGATTATTGCGCGAGATTATAGGTGCTGATGTAAAATTTGTTATACATCCTAATATGCTTGAAGACCAGGAGTATTTAGATCGTACGGGATTAAGTGAGTATACTTCAGAGCAAAGCTACATTGTATCACCTACATCATCAACAAGAACTCTTCTAACATACGATCAACCATATACTTTTATGGTAAAAACAGATCTTGAGAAGAGACATTATAAATTTATTCGTAGACTGAAGGGTACTTCTGTTGAGCATAGTATTGCCATGTCATCGGAACTAGGCTCTATTTGTAAAGACGAAGCGCTGTCTGAGTTTGCATACCTGCCAGAGTCAATAGGGATAATTTTTGGTGATGAGAAAACGGGCGCCGGAGTGCTGTTTAGAGAGATTGTCCCGCGACCTTTAGTAGACGATACTCGCACGTTAGTTCCTTACTTCTCTTTATACGCTAATGACATAAGGAATCCAGAAGATCGAGCGCTATTAAGCCAATTAATTGATTTACACTCTACCAAAGGTCAGGAGCTTGCATATTTTACAGAGGTTATTTTAGGAAAGATTATTAGAAACTGGACCACTTTGGCGCGTGATTATGGTATCTTGCCGGAGCTTCATGGACAGAATACGCTACTAGAGCTTAACGACAATTTGGAGCCAGAGCGGATAGTGTATAGAGATTTTCAAGGCACATATGTGGACGCTAAGATTAGAGAAGAAAAAGGTCTCAAACTACCGTTTACCAAGCATCTTGCCGGCGAAGAATCAGGTACAGATAGGGCTAAGCAATTTAGTCATATCTACGATCATAATGTAGGGCACTTGCTTTTGGAGCGACTTACAAATACTTTTATTAGAGACTATCCTCAATACAAATATGAGCAGGTTACGTCTGAAGTGGCGACTATGTTCAACAGTCTTTTTCCGGAAGCTAAAGATATTTTTCCGAAGGAAACTTATAAGGTTGGTAAAGTTGTCAATAACGAGGTTGTGATGGAGAAAACTCATGATAACCTAATGTTTAGGTAGGCAATATGGAGAGAATAGCTCCTATAACATCTCGCGATTCCATTGATAGCATAGAGCCCCATAGTAGCGTGGAAGCTGATCTTATTGAGCGAGAGATTAGAGATTTTGTGCATAGCTACAATTTTGACACATTCTCTTTTATGTTTGAGTTGTTGGATTATGCAAAGGATGATAGGGGTTGTATTGAGGATTTGTACAGAGATTTTTCTGTTGATTCCATTGCATTAGCTGAGAAATACAAAGGCTCGAATTGTGCAGGACTTTCGTTGTTATTTCAAAATAATACAAATGATTATGCTGAGAGTGTTTTAATACCGAGCTTTGGTCATTATATGCCTACTCAAGAGGCTAGTGATTATGCTGGAGTGAGAACTGTAGGGCTTATCTTAAAAAACAAAGAAGATGGATACAGTGCATTATTTCCCGGACTAACTATTGATAAGTTGGTGTCTATTGACAATGGATATGACTTTGAGAGTATGGGTACAGCATATCGGATCAGTGGTGTAACAGAGTCTACTTTTGAACTTCATGCGGCAAAAACTAACGGGGAATTAATTCAGAGAAAGTTTTACATTACGGAGCTGACAAACCCTGATCAGTCTATGCAAAAAAACTTATTCAAAGTTAGAACGAAATACCAGGTATCACATGTAGATAACAATGTTAGAAACAAGCTTTCTTACTATATTTTTGGAGATACTTTTAGATTGCGAGTACCATCTGAAAATCTATCATTAGATATGGACAGTACTCAGTTTCTAAAATTTATATCATCTGAAGATTCTTTAGTTGTTGAAGCTTTTGATAGCCCAAATTTAGTCGAGAATTTAGATATTTTTATAGAGAATCGCAGTCTAGTTCAAACGTTGATATTACCATCACTAAAAAAATATATGGAGGCACGATGATATTTCACACCCCAGGAAATTATCGTAAAAATCACAGCATCATTAAGTTTGCGAAGAGCGCAATTGAGACGGATTTGACGGTCGTGTTCATTCACGGTCTTTACGGCACGGCGGGCGATAGGGGCTCGAAGTCGTACATTTTGGGCGAGAAAATTCGCTGTTTGGGCGTAGCGAATGTGGCTTATCTTAATTCGTCGCGGGATTGGAAAATTTATAAATCGGGCGATGAAAAGAAGGCTTTTTGCGAGAAAACTTTCGACGAGGAGCGCCGCGATATTTTGGATATGTTTCGCGTTTTAAATGAGCGCGCGCCGGAAGTTTTTGGCGCGTGGCAAAAGCGTTATCAAATCGTGGCGAATTCTATGGGCGGCACTATGGCGAGTACGCTGCGCGAGGTTTTTTCGCGTGTCGAGAAAATTGTTTTGTGCGGTTCGGGCACCGGCGCTAGTTCGGCGACGAAACCGATTCTTTCGACTTATCCGTCCAAGCGTTACGTCACCAGCGCGGCGGCGACTTTCACGGGCGATGTGCTGCTGCTTCAGGGCGAAAAGGACGCGGTCGTGCCGCTGTGGTCGCAGGACGAATTGTTGGCGGCGTACAGCTCGGCGAGGCTTGCTGTCAAAAAGATAGTCCCCGGCGCAAATCATAATTTTTCGAAAATTGATGGCGGTAATCAGCCATTGGCGTACGAGTTGTACGTTAGTGTGATTTTTAGTTTTTTGATGGGCGTTGAGTAAGCTTGGGCGAGCGAGAGTGTTGCGGCTGTGGCTTTAGACCGGCGCGAATTTTTCATCGCGTCTGCCGGGTGTTATAGTTAAGTATGCTTGAAAATAACCTAAAAAATCTGATCAAAAACTACCAACCGAACCAAGCAGCCAGTGATGTGGTGCAGCGAACTAAAATCGTGCTGTTGGTCGGTATTTCTGGCGCGGGCAAGGACACTGTGAAGCGCCGTTTGCTTGAAGATAACGAGTTTGCTGACATCGTGTCCTACACCACGCGGCAGCCGCGGCAAAACGCTGGCGTATTGGAAACGCCGGGTGTTGATTATCATTTTATTGATGAGGCGGCGGTGGTGAATATGCTGGAAAATCACGAGTTTATCGAGGCGAAATTCGTGCACGGCACGGTTTATGGCACCGGCGCGAAGGAAATTCAGGCGATCGCCGAGGCGGGCAAAATCGCCGTGACCGACATCGATGTGCAGGGCGTGAGCGAATATAAAAAGCTGTCCGGGGACGTGGTGGCGAGATGGTTGATGCGCTCAGTGTCATGTGTCACCGTTCAGAGGCGCAGAATCTGGGTAGAGAGGTAACGGCAAAACTCAAAGACGTCGTACCGCGCCAAAGCTTTGAAGTCAGCTTGCAGGCGGCAATTGGCGGTAAATTTATCGCCCGCGAAAACATCGGCGCCTACCGCAAAGATGTTACCGGCTATCTGTACGGCGGCGATGTTTCGCGTAAGAAAAAGCTGCTCGCCAAGCAAGCTCGCGGTAAAAAACGCATGAAGCGTTTTGGAAAAGTTGATATTCCGAGCGAGGCGTTTACGGTGATGTTGAAGCGAGATTGAACGTCGTTTTCTTTTAATTTTTCCTATTGATAGTCAGCTAAAGAATGATATAGATGAATTTTCTGGGCGGAATATTCATTTTGGTTCGCCAGATTTTCTGATTGGCGAGATCTATAACTGACAAGTCATAACAGAGACGTGCTATTCTATGCTAGAATAATATGTGTAAGTAGTCTATATGAAATTGCGTGACGCTTAAAATCAATAAAGGGGCTTAAAAATGGCTAAAAAACTAAAACGAATTAGTCTTGTACTACTTAGTATTATCGCTGCGATTGCATTGCTTATCGTTGGTGTGCGGGCATACAACGACCATGTGTATGGTGGCAAAGCATACAAATTTGATGCGCCGGCGTATTTTCGCGATCCGGCGAATTTATCACTCTACCCAACTAATATTGATGGAGTGGATGTGCGACGCGTTGATGACGGTGCGGCGCAGGGATTCCATCTCGTACCGCGCGAAATTAAGCATAAAGGTATAATCATCGTTTACGGCGGATCGGATGGTACACCGAATTACGCACAGGCGGTTGACTTTGCAAAGAATGGTTACGAGGTATTATCGTTGTTTATGTTTGGGCAGAAAAATCAGCCAAAAACATTGGCGCGCGTACCACTTGAGCAGTTTGAAAGGGTACTGCGTTATGTAGAAGCGCACGCTAGGAGCACATCGCCATTGACAGTGATGGGTACGTCGAAAGGCGCGGAATATGTACTTAACCTCACGTCGAAATATCCGCAAATCAATAATGCGATCTTGGCGGCACCATCAGCATATAATTTCAACGGGCTTGATTTTGAAAATTATGGTTCGTCGTGGACGTGGCAAGGTAAGGAGCTGCCGTATGTTGATATCCAAAAAACAAGTTTCGGACATTTTATTGGTGATATGATAGTTCCGATGATAGCAAAAGCGCCGGTTACATATAAAAACGCGTACCAAGCGGCGGTTGATATGGATGAGAACAATGAGAGCAAGAAGATTCCGCTCAATACCAAAGCGAACCTATTGATTATTGCGGGCAGCGATGATCAAATGTGGAACAGCGCCAGCATGGGTAAAAGCATTAAAGACCAGCGACCGCAGAATACTGATCTGGCGATATACGGTGGGGCGGGGCATGTGTTTGCGGGTAACGGTGTATTGTCAACGAAGTCAATACGCATGAACGTTGGCGGCACGACGGACGCAAATACGCGGGCAGCGCGCGAAAGCCGCAAGCTGATGTACGATAGACTGCAGATATGGCATCCGTAGCGTGAACTTTGGGCAGCGTGTAGTTCCGGCGGTTTAGTAAGTGCGCTGATGTTGGCTGCATATTTGACTCGGCGTTAAGTATCGTCAAGATGCCATGTGGTACAATAGGGCATGGATTTAGCACAAAAAATTGCCGCCTACCAGCCGAATGGCGGCGTGCGGCAGCTTGTCGCAGATACGAAACTTGTTTTATTGGTGGGAATTTCCGGCGCAGGCAAGGACACGACAAAGCAGCGGCTGTTGCAAGACTCGGAGTTTGCAGATATTGTGTCATATACGACGCGCCCGCCGCGGCGAAATGCTGGCGTGCAAGAGCGCGATGGCGTCGATTATCATTTCATTGACGAGGCGACGGCAGAAAAAATGCTTGATGCTCATGACTTTATTGAGGCGAAGTTCGTGCACGGTACAGTTTATGGCACGGGCGTAGCGGAGATTCAGGCGATTCACGATGCGGGCAGAATTGCTATTACCGATATTGATGTGCAGGGTGTGGATGAATATAAAAACCTATCGCAAACAGTTGTTGCAATTTTTTTATTACCGCCAAATTACGATGAGTGGCGCCGCCGGCTGCAGACGCGTTATGCGAGTGTTGAGGAATTTGAAGCCGAATGGCCGAAACGTTTCGCGAGCGCTATCAAAGAGTTGACGCATGCTTTGGAAGTGCCGTACTATCACTTTATTATTAACGACAATTTGGACGAAACAGTGCGTATCGCAGGTGATATCGCGCGAAAACCGGATGCATATAACCGCAAAGACGATGAAGCGCGACTAGTGGCGCGGGATCTACTTGAGGAACTGCAAGGGTTGGCACAGCCGCGCCGCGGATAGGGTTTGTTGTGACGGTTATGTAGTGCCGACGATTTAGCACTCGCCTTGCATGAGTGCTAAATATGCGTTACAATATAGCCATGACCGACCGCCAACAAGCGATTTTAGCAGCGATTATTGAACAATACGCCGAGATTGCGGCGCCCGTAGGCAGCGTTACGCTAGCGAAACTTTTTGGCGTAAGCAGTGCGACGATTCGCAGCGAAATGGCGAAACTTGAAGATATGGGATTTATTGAAGCGCCGCATACGAGCGCGGGGCGTATTCCGACCGACAAAGGTTATCGGTTTTATGTGAATGGTATCACCGAAGCGACGATGACGGAGTTGCCGAGCGGCATTGACCGCAGTGCGCGAGCGATTGAGGCTCATGTCAGTTCGCACATCAACAAGGCTGATCGGGCAATTCGTTCGGCAGTTGATAGTCTGGTGGATTTGACGGGAAATTTTGGATTTGCGACGATTGGCAGCGAGCTGTATATGAACGGTATCGCGAATTTGTTTAGCCACCCGGAGTTTCGCGAAGGCGACCATGTGCGCGCCGTTGCGACATTGATTGACAATATTGAGCCGTGGCTGAGCGAGGCACAGCCAAATGAGCCGCTCAATGTCTTTATTGGCAGCGAAAATCCGATCGGCAAATCAAGCGGCGCAACACTTATTATTAGCCGGTTCCGCTCGCCATTCAGCGATCGCAGCTACATTGGCATTATTGGTCCAACACGCCAGCATTATCGCCGTACGATGGAATTGGTCCGACGCGCCGGAACGATGTTAGAGGAGGTTTTATAGATGACAAAGCAAAAAAAAGCAGAAGAGTATGAGCAATTAATTGGTGAGTTGACGCAGGACTTGCAGCGTACGCGGGCGGATTTTGAAAATTATCGCAAGCGCATGGAAAGTGAAAAACAAGCGGCGCGCCAGGCGGGTGAAACGAAGGCGATTTTGAAGTTGCTCGCAGTAATAGATACAATTGAGCGGGCAGTGGCGAATGTACCGGCGGACTTAGCAAATAATCCATGGGCAAAAGGCATTGCGGGCATTGATAAGCAGCTCGCGAAACAGCTTGAGGCGCTCGGTGTGAAAAAAATTGCCGCTGCGCCGGGTACGATGTTTAATCCGGAATTGCACCAGGCAGTGCAATTTGACGAAGAATCTGAAGGTGACAGCGAAGTTATCGCTGAGGAAATGCAAGCTGGCTACACGTTAAATGGTGTACCAATTCGCCATGCGATGGTGCGTGTCGTACGGAAATGATGAAGTATCCAAAGACATGAATTAGCACTCTTGACATGAGAGTGCTAATTTTCTATACTGAATATATTGGCACTCACTAGCAAAGAGTGCTAAAATAGCAGTAAGACAATTTGACCTACTAATAATTTAACGAAAGGGGAATAAAATGGGTAAAATTATCGGTATTGACCTTGGCACGACCAACAGCGCGTTTGCATATTTGGTGGCGGGTAAACCGGAGGTTATCACAAATGCAGAAGGTAATCGAACAACGCCGTCGGTCGTAGCGATTAATAAAAAAGGCGAGCGCCTTGTTGGGCAGGTGGCGCAGCGCCAGCGCGTGACGAACGCAAAAAACACGATTTATGGCGTGAAGCGTCTGATTGGCCGTAAATTTAGCGATAAAGAAGTCCAAAAAGATCTAGACATCATGCCGTACAAGATTGTCAAAAAAGGTAGCGGCGTAGCGGTCGAGATGGGCGGCAAGGAATACACGCCAGAAGAAGTTTCGGCGATGATTTTGAGCAAAATTAAAGCTGATGCCGAGGCATTTCTTGGCGAAAAGGTGACCGAAGCGGTTATCACTGTGCCAGCGTACTTTGATGATTCGCAGCGCCAGGCGACGAAGGATGCCGGCAAGATCGCCGGCTTGGAAGTCAAGCGTATTATCAACGAACCGACAGCTGCGGCTTTGGCATACGGTTTGGAAAAAGGTAAGAATGATGAAACGATCGTTGTGTTTGATCTTGGTGGGGGTACCTTTGATGTTAGTGTTTTGGAGCTGGGCGACGGTGTGTTTGAAGTAAAAAGTACGAATGGCGACACGCACCTCGGCGGCGAGGACTTCGACAATGCGATCGTGAATTATTTCCTTGACGATTTCAAATCCAAAGAGGGAATTGATCTACGTAAAGATAACGCAGCGATGCAACGCCTGAAGGATGAGGCAGAAAAAGCTAAGAAAGAGTTGTCGTCGACTACGGAGTATGAAGTAAACATTCCGTTTATTACCGCCGACGCCGACGGTCCAAAACATTTTGAGCTTAGTCTGACGCGCGCGAAGCTGGAAGATCTTGTGAAAGATTTGCTTGACCGCTTGGATGGTCCGGTTGAAAAAGCGCTCAAAGATGCGAAGCTATCAAAATCAGACATTAATAATATCGTGATGGTTGGTGGCATGACGCGCATGCCGGCAGTCGTTGAGCGGGTGAAAAAACTATTTGGTAAAGACCCGATGCAAGGTGTTAATCCGGACGAGGTTGTGGCGGTTGGAGCGGCGATCCAGGGCGGCGTGCTAGCGGGCGACGTGAAAGATGTGCTGCTGCTTGACGTGACGCCGCTAAGTCTTGGCATCGAAACGATGGGCGGCGTGTCGACGAAGCTGATTGAGCGCAACACCACCGTGCCAACCAGCAAATCGGAAGTTTTCTCGACGGCAAGCGATAACCAGCCGCAAGTGGAAATCCATGTTCTGCAGGGCGAACGCGAATTTGCAAACGATAATAAAAGCTTAGGGCGCTTTATTCTAGATGGTATCGCACCGGCGCCACGCGGCGTACCACAGATTGAGGTAACGTTTAATATTGATGCGAACGGTATTTTGAATGTAACAGCGAAAGATAAAGGTACAGGCAAAGAGCAGTCTATTACTATTCAGAACTCTGGCAACATGAGTAAGGAGGATATTGAAAAAGCGCAAAAAGAAGCCGAGTTGCACGCTGACGAGGATAAGAAAAAGCGCGAAGCAATTGACGCGAAGAATCAGCTTGAGAACGCGATTTATCAGGCGAAAAAAATGCCGGACGAGTATAAAGACAAAATCTCTGACGATGACAAAAAAGCGATTGAAGACGCTGTAAAAGAAGCTGAAAAACATAAGGAGTCGGAAGATAAAGATGAGCTAGAGGTGGCTTTGAAAGCACTGAATGACGCCATTATGCCGATCGGAGCAAAGATGTATCAGCAAGCTGCTAACGACAAAAAAGCTGACGAGTCAAAATCGGACGATAAAAAATCCGATAAGGACGAACCGGTTGAGGGTGAGGTGGTTGACGAGAAAAAGTAATTTTCTACGATAAGGCTATTGAACCGTTGTTAGCACACGAAAGAATCCTTGCTCGTTAGAGTAAGGATTCTTTGCTATGATAGGGGTATGGTAAAAGCATTCCCAAATATATTACTCATTGGCGCAAGTCACGGCAACGAGCTGCTTGGTCCAAAGTTATTTAGCCACTTATTGCAGCACAGGAAAGAAGTGCTAGAGTATGTTGATATACTCATCGGTAACCCGCGGGCATTTGCAGCATGTAAACGGTATATTGAATCGGATATAAATCGGAGTTACAACACAGCACTTGATACGTATGAATCTCGGCGGGCGGATTATATAAAGAATTATATCGCGGTGAATAAACCTGATTTGGTAATTGATTTTCATACGACAACTGCAATACAGCCAAATTGTTTGATAGTCTCAACGATCAACGATAGTGAAGTACGGCGGTATATGAGAGCGAGCCATGTAAATAATGTCATCGTCGTACATCCACTGCACGATATTACAGAAGTTGCACCACACTTTATCGCCTACGAAATTCCAAATGACAATATCAATACGGCTCTACTGGATGCAATTTGTGATGATATAATGCGTTTTGTTCGCAGTGAAGTGGCAAGCAATAACAAAGTCGTCTATCAAATGCAAGGTAAAATACTGACTAACAACGATAGTGATATATTGAGCAGTAGAGATAACTTTGTCTACCGAAAAGACTTACGTTATACACCGTCATTTATCGGAGAGAAAGCATACAAAGAGGACGGAACATACATCGGGTTTACGTTGAGCGAACCGAGAGAAATTAGTTTATAGCCAAAAGCCCTTCAACTACACGCCTTTGCGTGCTGATAGAGAAGAGTATACGAGAAGTAGTGGTTTATATAACAGAAGAGTGCTATAGTGGTGCAGATATTATAAAAAGTAAGTACGCATACTAGCGGGAGCAATAAATGTATCGGACACGCAAAACTGAAAAACGCTACGCGCTGCAGCGCAAGCAGGCAAAAGCAGCGGGGATTTGCTGTGATTTTTGCGAGTTTACCTCGACGCACCCACAGGTCAAAGAGGAGTTTTCGTATTTTTGGGTTGCTCGGAATAATTTTCCCTATAGCGTATGGGATGGCTGCGATGTTGCTGATCATGTAATGATCGTGCCAAAACGCCATATCGAGGGTGTTCATGTCTTTACAGCAGCAGAGCGCCAGGAATTTATCAATATTATCGCAGCGTACGAAGTGCGCGGCTATTCGTTTTATGCTCGTCCGCCGAAAAGCGCACAGAAATCGGTTGCACATCAGCACACGCATCTAATAAAAAACTATGGTGCGCCAAAAAAAGTCCAGCTCAGTGTTGAGAAACCGTATATTATGATCGCAAAATAAAAAGAAACGGAGAATTGCGTGGTTGATTCACGCGGACGTGCTTTAATGCTGTAATATTGTATTGCAAAAAAATAATATTTGTTGTATAATTTATGTCCGTGATGAATGGCGGATTAATAAATAAGAGCAAAAAAGTTGGATTCACGATAGATGAGTCGCTGCTTGACAATCCACGTAGCAGCGCAGGTGGAGAGGTGGATGGTGATGAGTTGTATATTGTAGAAGGTGCCCGTTGTGCAACTCAAGAATATGTAGCGTCTGTTGAAGATGGATTTGAACGTTCCGATTTCGTTAAGCATGGCGAACGTGTAGCAGGGTTGTTGTCGGCGTTTGTTGGCAGCGAAGTGCCGCAGGCGGCGATTGCGTCTGCTTTTATGCATGACCTCTCAGAACGTGCGCTTAATACGAATAATCCTCGGTATAATGAAGAGCGCGCTGAAGCAGCGCGGATTACGTTGCTCAACTTCTTGACAGACCCGCGGCTCAGCGACGAGGAGACGACATATATAAGCGAGTTGCTACGCGATATGCTTCTGGTTGATGGCGCCGCTGGCGAACATCGTTGCCGTATGGCTGATCATTCAACGAATCGCGGCAAACCGCTTGATCCGCAAATACAAAAAATGCTGAAAAGTCGATACAGGGGAGGTATTCCGTCGGAAGCGTGGGCGACAATTGAACCTATGATAGATCCGGAACATATTAGCGGTTTTCTAAAACAGGTTAATTTAGAGTCGGTGTTGATAAAAGCTTGTGAGGTACTTGATAATCTTATATACCCATCGTCAGATCGAGAGTCGGCGCGATTGCAAGACTTGATGGAAGCTGAGTCGTTCTATTCTCCGCTCTGTGAAGTTTTGGGCTACGAAGCATTGGCGGCGGCACTATCAAACGAAGCAAAACGTATTCGTTTAGAAAAACAAGGAAAGATTGATTCTCTCGCTGAAGCGGAGGACTTTGTGCGTGCTATTTCTACGTTGGATACGAGCAAATTGATAGGCGCAGCGCTTGGTGCAAGTGGAGCGATGGATTACGTATCAGTTGTGGGCGTAGATTCTGCAGGTAAATTTCCTGTTTGTATGGGCGAAGTCCCAGTGGGTAATGATAATGATCTTCGTGTTAAATTTCGTATTAAAAGTGTTGGATCGCTCGCGAACAAAATTGACGGCAGTAAGAAGAGAAATGGCGACAACTACATGCCTATGGATATTCTAGGGATTACTGTTATATCAAATGATGAGGAGTCGTCGGCAATCAGCTTTGCGACGTTTTTAGCGGAAGATATTCTGAGGCGGGGAAGTGATAGTGCGTCGAGTATTATCCTAAAAGCAGCGCCAAGTAAACAAAGAGCTATCCATATTCAGGGCACAGAATCGTACGTCGAAACAGTCTGTTGTCAGCTTGACAAGCTTGGCATTGATCCTGATTTATATGCGTGTAAGATTGAGTCTGCGGATGACATTGAGCGTAGAGGCGTCAAGCGGCTCGAGGTGGCAAAAGTGACATACCTTTTACGCCAAACATTAGATGAGGACGACACGAGTGTTATATATGTGCCGACGGAAGTGCAATTTATCACGAAAGCTGAACGAGAACGCATGCGTCTTGGCGATATTGCCCACGTTATTTATAAATCCTTCAACCAGACAAACTACACGTTTGATGAACAGAAAGAAGCTCGGAGACAATTCATAGAATTAATGACAACAATATACGGCCGAAAAAGCCGGTTAAATCCAAACAGTCTTGACACGAATGGACAGTCAGACGTGCGCGGACACGAATTTACCGAGTGGTTAACGCAATAAAGAGACAATTGACTAGAGGCTTACGTATAGTGAAGATTGTCTTTATGGGCGTATCATTCTGGCGCACCGACTAGCCACAATGTTATACTAAGCACATGACACACGAGGTAGTCGTACAAACGGTAGATGAGCTGATAGCGCTTGGTGAGCGTATAGGCGCGCGACTTGCGGGCGGCGAGACGATTGAATTGGTCGGTGATATTGGCGCGGGCAAAACAATGCTGACGAAGGGGTTGGCGCGCGGCATGGGAATAGCCGAAGAGGTGCAGAGTCCGACATTTACACTGAGTCGCGTATACGATGCGCCGAACGGGCGTCGGCTGGCGCACTATGATTTTTATCGTTTGAACAACGCGGGAATTATGCAGGCGGAACTTGCCGAGGTAGTGCAGGACGCACGGACGGTGACGGTGATTGAGTGGGCGGCAGTGGTCGGCGATGTATTGCCGGACGACACTCTGCGAATCACTATCTGTGTGCAGGCCGACGACACGCGCCGGCTGGAACTTGAGGCGGGCGGTAAATGCAGTAAGCATATCGTGCAGGAGCTAATGAAATGATCATACTATGGAATAGCGCTGGCATGACGGTTGAGCTGAGCTTGGTAGACGAACAGACGGGTGAACGCCATGACTACACGTGGGCGGCAGAGCGGAACCTCGCGCGTGATATGCTGGCGTATTTGCGTGATCGCCTGAATGAGCAGGGTGCGTCGTTTAACAGCGTATCTAGGATTGGCGTGTTTCGCGGTCCGGGCAGCTTTACTGGTCTGCGTATTGGTATGACGGTGCTGAATACACTTGCAAGCGACCGCGGAGTGCCAATTGTCGGTGCAACGGGCAAAGCGTGGGCGAGCGATTGTCTCGCGCGACTTGCCCGTGGTGAAACCGACGAGATTGTCTTGCCGGAATACGGTCGTGCGGCGCGCATCACCAAGCCGCGCAAATAGTCTGCTGCGCCTGTCAAAAACATGCTACAATAGAAGAGTCTAGTTTATTACCTGACACTGACTAGTTAATTTTTTG
This portion of the TM7 phylum sp. oral taxon 349 genome encodes:
- a CDS encoding succinylglutamate desuccinylase/aspartoacylase family protein → MVKAFPNILLIGASHGNELLGPKLFSHLLQHRKEVLEYVDILIGNPRAFAACKRYIESDINRSYNTALDTYESRRADYIKNYIAVNKPDLVIDFHTTTAIQPNCLIVSTINDSEVRRYMRASHVNNVIVVHPLHDITEVAPHFIAYEIPNDNINTALLDAICDDIMRFVRSEVASNNKVVYQMQGKILTNNDSDILSSRDNFVYRKDLRYTPSFIGEKAYKEDGTYIGFTLSEPREISL
- a CDS encoding HIT domain-containing protein, producing the protein MYRTRKTEKRYALQRKQAKAAGICCDFCEFTSTHPQVKEEFSYFWVARNNFPYSVWDGCDVADHVMIVPKRHIEGVHVFTAAERQEFINIIAAYEVRGYSFYARPPKSAQKSVAHQHTHLIKNYGAPKKVQLSVEKPYIMIAK
- the tsaE gene encoding tRNA (adenosine(37)-N6)-threonylcarbamoyltransferase complex ATPase subunit type 1 TsaE; the encoded protein is MTHEVVVQTVDELIALGERIGARLAGGETIELVGDIGAGKTMLTKGLARGMGIAEEVQSPTFTLSRVYDAPNGRRLAHYDFYRLNNAGIMQAELAEVVQDARTVTVIEWAAVVGDVLPDDTLRITICVQADDTRRLELEAGGKCSKHIVQELMK